Genomic window (Branchiostoma lanceolatum isolate klBraLanc5 chromosome 13, klBraLanc5.hap2, whole genome shotgun sequence):
GTTGTCGTTCCCAATCCAGTATTCCCCGTTCTTGTTCCCAAAGCCCTGTCTGTACTCCTCCCAGTTCTTGTTGAAAGGAACCGACCCGTCCTGCCGCCGCTGGATCACAGTCCAGCCACCTCCTGTACATGTTTGGAAAAGGACAGAACACACTTTTACGTTGCAGACTGTAAAAGAGTGTAGATAACACCACACCATTGCCTAGTTTTGTATCAGAACAGAAATTGGCTGGAGAAATGCTCCTAAATACGCAGCTTCCttttataaaacacacctgtgtATATGTTAGATCCCTATGCGTGTTCCAACAATATTTACCTGCTGTATCCATGTCACAGTAGACCTGTACACCAGCCAGGGAGGCGCCAAGTGTGTAGACCCCACTGGTCGTGTCTCCAAACGCTTTATATTCAGCGCAGTCTGCCCCTGTAAACGATAAGTAACAGTGGACAGAGTCAATGTAATGTTTGGGATAGACTGAGACTTTTGAGGCTATTCTAACGTACCGTTTCTGAAGTTACAAGAGTGATTTAAGTGATGTAGAATACGTACTCACCCATTGTTACCTACAGTAGGTTAGGTAGGGATAAACAAGACTATAGTACAGAGTATTAACGTTTTAGGGGATAAAAAATTTATATAATATGGACAATACGAACAACTCCGCCCAAGATCTGAAATTATTGTTCTTGTCGACCTGAATTTCTATTGAGAAGTTTGGTTAGGCAGTAATAAGACTGATGAGCATGGAGATTCTGAACAACTTCCACCGACTTGATGATGAGCCTAAACTTCCGGCAAGGCCGGGAACTACTCTAAATTGAACCTTTTTCCTATCGCCTCTCCAGCTACCCATGTTGTCACCGTCATCATCTCTTGGGTCCTCCGACCCTTGTGTGGTAGCCTCTGTGACAATTTACTAACTTAGAGAGTTCATCCGGCAATCGAAAGACCAGGCCTTTTGGAAATGAGCTCAAACATGGCTGATTTCAAGTTGGACTTCTCTCTTCAAAGGGCAAAGTGTTAATGCAGCGGTACTGTGAGACATAAGATTGGTCATGCCGCAAAGACAGCCAAACCTCAGCACACTGATATGCTTCATATTATCcaaatgaaacaagagttcAAGATATCTCCATGtcctattctgtttatgcaaatgacttagacatttacataatatatgcttggtcataaacacctttatctgacttacacatgttgcaatattaacagtcctatcattttccatatgcaaattaggaatatatttgcataattggttttgttgatgctccacttgccataaactacatgttacatgtatttgagtcttataatggcaaacacatcaaataaagattttcctcattaattatgcaaattaagacacaataagcataatttacacttcattgtgtacatctctatctaagctacctgcatactaaatatcattgaaatccgtcgttcctttgttcaattattctccttagaagatttccACACTAAcgtacctgcagttccagagcaagctgctagggggcccaaacctacaccactttttctattacatcacaagctatctaccacccaacaAGCaaaaccatagcacgtccaggtcaaaagatacaaaaacggaagttctgctgcagtacaaatgtcacataccagggggcccaaagtcgaccttgaatttcgaacacccgcccacatatcaaatatcattgtaatccatcaagaggttcgtgagttatgctgactacagtagtgcggaaacacaaacacaaacacacacacacacccaaaactatatctccattttcatggcgATAACAACatgccatttttcatggagataacaacatgCTTTCAAAAGGTGCCAAACTTACTACAGCACAAAAAACTCGTGGGTGGACATAGTGTCAGCATGTTATATGGCGTTCTCGTGTGTAGTTTTCACAGCAAGTAGAGCAGAATCTCAGGCATGTAGACAaaagataatctccaagcagatctggccggccggagcttctctggctgactggagcttctctggctagcatttacgattttcgcgccccgtgtagatctgcttggagattagacaaaAGACAGTGGTGGAAGCTTGTCAAAAAGTGACAAACAGCATTAAAACGTCTGTTTCCCACCAATAGTCTGTGATGGTCAAAATTTCAGTGAGGTACAAGACTTTCGCCACAAATGCTTTCGCGTTTTCCTTCAAGCACTCCGGGTCACCCTACTGTACATAATATCTTCCACAACAAATAAACCGGGGAGATATATAAGTTAAACACTAAAATAGTGAAATCAAGGAACTGTTTTTCAACAGCCCACCGTTAACCTAGATCCGAAGCCAGCGGCCCCGGTCCTCAAATGGTCGTTGACTACACAAGCATACTGCAATGCATATTGAAGGTTTGCTCATCGATTATGTAAGTTaggactaatttgcataataacttagATTCTGACCTATCTTGTAGACCTCATTTACCCAAGGCCCGCCTTCGCCGCTCGGCTTACAGGCTGTGGAGGGTCCGTACTTCTTGTAGTTGTTTCCACCAGGAGCCCCGAAGCACTGCCCGTTTCGGACAGCGAACAAAGTGAAGCCACGAGAAAGTGCCACCTGGTAACACTTTTGAATGGGATTTGTTCTACGCCAGAACTTGCCATCTAGGCGTGGGTCTGTCTTCTCGACTTTTTGCATGGTGCGGTTGGACTCGTCCTTCCAGCAGCCCAGGCTGGTGTACTTAATTCCTGCGTGTGGAAGGGATAGACTATAATCTACATCAGTACCATAATAAGGTGTTCagagtacaaatgtatgaaagTTTCTCGAGCATTATTGCATGATAACCTGTGCAAAGGAGAGCCAAGTTTGTACGATTTAGGTCTAACGATATTCACCTTACTTAACTTCTTAACGCCAAAAAGCATGAAGTCCCCGTTATTTACCACCATGGAATTATAGTGTTTTcaccttaattatgcaaataagtagaatggtttcttcaattttttaaatCTCAGAAAAACGACAACCTGGCCGAATTGTCAGCTTGTTTACATTTACCAAGATGTGACATGTTTAcataaaagattaaaattgtCTACATGTAAAAGATTATAACATTAAAGAATCTTTTACATatacactcacaaacacacacacattgtagACATGCCTAGGTTGGAGTGCACACGTGAAGCATCAGAACCGTGAGATAGTCGGACTCTCCAACTCACCTGGAGGAGGTGGACAGGAACACTGTAAACAAAAATGACAGGTATGAATGTGACGTCGGGACAAAGTCGTACGGCGTCAGGAAAGAGTCGTATGGCGTTAGGACAGATGAAGCAAAATTAAGCAAAAACAATTTACAACCTCCAACGTCCCCAGTGAAAGAGGGATGAGTGTAGTGCAAAAGATGTCGGTTGACTGGAGTTTAGTCCATTTTCAAAGTATATACTTAACGGCATCTAATGTCCAGCCCGTGGCAGACCGTTAGTTGTTGCAAAGCTGTGCATCGTATTAAGTTGTAAAGGTGccttctttctttgtttatttctgaTGTTTACCTCTCCGTGAGGTCCTTGTGGACCGGACGGGCCTTGTGGACCTTCTCTTTCGTCCATTCCTGGGGTTTCAGTCTCGGCGAGCTGAGTTGGAGAAAAGTAACAGATTGAAAAGGTACCATAGATGAAGAGTAATCATTTAATCACACTATAGTAAGTATAAAAGGCCTTCGAACACTGCACGCATGCATCAATGTGACTACTTCAATCCTGCATCATATTATAGGTAGTACATAAAGTTAGTCTTCAATACGAAACCTatatggtacaacaagatctAGATCGCCTAAAAACAGCCTGCtggttatctttttttttttttttttgactgaAGTCACTttattctcactcactcactcagtcctcTTCTGGGCCTAGTGGCTCTTGAGGCTCTAGGAAATCCCTCCATCTTTGACGGTCAGCCGCAAGGCTGGGGGCTTCGTTTAGGGAGAGGCCTCTTCTCTTGAGTTCTCTCTCCATACAACGTCTCCATGTCTCCCTTGGTCTTCCTCTTGATCTTTTACCCTGCGGTGACCATCTAAGAGCTACTCTTGTTAGGCAATTTTGTGGCCTTCGGCAAACATGTCCTAGCCATCTCCATCTGCGCACTGCAATTTCCTTGTCTACTGGGATGAGACCCGTTATTTGGTGAAGGCTTTTGTTTGATATGGTGTTTGGCCAGAAAATTTTCAGAATCCTGCGCAAGCACTTATTTTGGAAGACAttcagtttttgtttgataCGAGCTGTCTCTTTCCAGCACTCCGCTCCGTACAACAGTACACTCAGCACATTACTTCTGTAGATCTTGACTTTGGTGCTGATGTGTATGCTGGTGCTTTTCCACACTGGTCGTAAGATTGCGAACGATTGGTTGGCTTTGCTGATTCTTGTGTCTACCTCTTCTGTGCAGTCACCATCACTAGTTAATTTACTACCTAAATAAGTAAATTCTTTGACTTCTTCCAAGGGTCCTTCGTTTATCTTAAT
Coding sequences:
- the LOC136447733 gene encoding uncharacterized protein — translated: MDEREGPQGPSGPQGPHGECSCPPPPGIKYTSLGCWKDESNRTMQKVEKTDPRLDGKFWRRTNPIQKCYQVALSRGFTLFAVRNGQCFGAPGGNNYKKYGPSTACKPSGEGGPWVNEVYKIGQNLSYYAN